From Psychrobacillus sp. FSL K6-2836, a single genomic window includes:
- the accB gene encoding acetyl-CoA carboxylase biotin carboxyl carrier protein: protein MKIQEIREIIKLIDQSSLDEFLYESEGTKIKLKKNEKGFVNSTSETFESSSIVEQPKQVEVKAPIVQEIQKEAVVEETTVDVVDSSLHTIISPMVGTFYQSSSPDASAYVEVGTKVSSDSIVCIVEAMKLFNEIEAEIDGEVVEILVKDGQLVEYGQPLFLVKGN from the coding sequence ATGAAGATTCAAGAAATCAGAGAAATTATAAAGCTTATCGATCAGTCGTCATTAGATGAATTTTTATACGAATCAGAAGGTACAAAGATTAAGTTGAAAAAAAATGAAAAAGGTTTTGTGAATTCAACTAGTGAAACCTTTGAAAGTTCATCAATTGTAGAGCAGCCGAAACAAGTGGAAGTAAAAGCGCCTATCGTTCAAGAGATACAAAAGGAAGCTGTAGTTGAAGAAACTACTGTTGATGTTGTAGATAGTTCATTGCATACAATTATTTCACCAATGGTTGGTACGTTTTATCAATCTTCCTCTCCTGATGCATCTGCATACGTAGAAGTTGGTACGAAAGTGTCATCTGATTCTATCGTCTGTATCGTGGAAGCAATGAAGCTGTTCAATGAAATTGAAGCTGAAATTGATGGAGAAGTTGTAGAAATACTAGTGAAAGATGGACAATTAGTTGAATATGGTCAACCTCTGTTCCTCGTTAAAGGAAATTAA
- the accC gene encoding acetyl-CoA carboxylase biotin carboxylase subunit — translation MMKKVLIANRGEIAVRIIRACKELDIETVAVFSEADREALHVQIADEAYCIGPRLSKDSYLNFSSIITVAKLTGCEGIHPGYGFLAENAEFAELCEDCDIKFIGPTSSAIKSMGIKDVAKETMEKAGVPIVPGSKGIVETEEDALKVAREIGFPVIIKATAGGGGKGIRVAKDEEDLLKGIKITQKEAAAAFGNPGVYLEKYIEVFRHVEIQVLADGHGNAVHLGERDCSVQRRMQKLVEEAPSPALSEELRAEMGEAAVKAALAVGYESAGTVEFIFDHIEQKFYFMEMNTRIQVEHPVTEMITGVDLIKQMLLVAAGEKLPFEQKDIKLNGWAIECRINAENPVKNFMPSPGLVEFYLPPGGLGVRVDSAVYPGYTIPPFYDSMVAKLIVHAATREEAIAKMKRALSEFAIEGVETTIGFHSKLMNHEVFVSGDFDTKFLEKYDVMNS, via the coding sequence ATCATGAAAAAAGTATTGATTGCCAATCGCGGAGAAATAGCTGTCCGCATAATACGAGCGTGTAAAGAATTAGACATCGAAACTGTGGCAGTATTTTCTGAAGCAGACCGTGAAGCACTTCATGTGCAAATTGCTGATGAAGCTTATTGTATAGGTCCGAGACTTTCAAAGGATTCCTATTTAAATTTTTCAAGCATCATAACAGTTGCAAAACTAACTGGTTGTGAGGGAATTCATCCAGGTTATGGATTCCTAGCAGAGAATGCCGAGTTTGCTGAGCTATGTGAAGATTGTGATATTAAATTTATCGGACCAACTTCCTCTGCTATTAAAAGTATGGGGATTAAGGATGTAGCAAAAGAAACAATGGAAAAAGCAGGAGTTCCAATAGTTCCTGGGTCTAAAGGGATTGTAGAAACCGAAGAAGATGCTTTGAAAGTCGCTAGAGAAATAGGTTTTCCAGTAATTATCAAAGCTACTGCTGGTGGCGGTGGTAAAGGAATCCGTGTCGCTAAAGATGAGGAAGATCTTCTAAAAGGGATTAAAATAACGCAAAAAGAAGCGGCAGCAGCATTCGGTAACCCTGGCGTTTACTTAGAGAAATATATTGAAGTATTCCGTCATGTGGAAATTCAAGTGTTGGCTGATGGTCATGGAAATGCTGTTCACCTAGGAGAACGCGATTGTTCCGTTCAGCGTCGTATGCAAAAGCTAGTGGAGGAGGCACCTTCTCCTGCATTGTCTGAGGAGCTCCGAGCTGAGATGGGAGAAGCAGCTGTGAAGGCAGCATTAGCTGTTGGTTATGAGAGCGCTGGTACAGTGGAATTTATCTTTGATCATATTGAACAAAAATTCTACTTCATGGAAATGAACACACGTATTCAAGTTGAGCACCCTGTCACTGAAATGATTACAGGTGTAGATTTGATTAAACAAATGCTTTTAGTTGCAGCTGGTGAGAAATTGCCTTTCGAACAAAAAGATATTAAACTAAATGGATGGGCAATTGAATGTCGTATTAATGCGGAGAACCCTGTGAAAAACTTTATGCCTTCTCCGGGACTAGTAGAGTTTTATTTGCCACCAGGTGGTTTGGGAGTTCGAGTAGATTCTGCTGTATACCCTGGTTATACGATCCCGCCATTTTATGATTCAATGGTTGCAAAACTTATTGTACATGCTGCAACTCGAGAAGAAGCAATCGCTAAAATGAAACGTGCACTAAGTGAATTTGCTATCGAAGGAGTCGAAACTACTATCGGATTCCATTCGAAGCTCATGAATCATGAAGTATTTGTGTCAGGTGATTTTGATACGAAATTCTTAGAAAAATATGATGTAATGAATTCATAA
- a CDS encoding Asp23/Gls24 family envelope stress response protein, which translates to MTETTEQKFVQMTPEGKEYLGTIEIAPEVITVIAGIATNEVEGIAGTRGNFAAGVVERLGKKVHGKGIKTEINNDGLFIDVYCLVKYGSSVPTVAREVQSQIRQAIENMTSLTPKEVNVHITGVQFDTAE; encoded by the coding sequence ATGACAGAAACTACTGAACAAAAGTTTGTTCAAATGACTCCTGAAGGAAAAGAATATCTAGGAACGATAGAAATTGCTCCCGAAGTAATTACAGTAATCGCTGGAATTGCTACAAATGAAGTGGAAGGTATTGCTGGTACACGAGGAAACTTTGCTGCAGGTGTAGTAGAACGTCTAGGAAAAAAAGTACATGGCAAGGGTATTAAAACGGAGATAAATAATGATGGCTTGTTTATCGATGTATACTGCCTTGTGAAATATGGTTCATCTGTTCCTACAGTTGCGAGAGAAGTCCAATCCCAAATTCGTCAAGCAATCGAAAATATGACGAGTTTAACACCTAAAGAAGTGAATGTACATATTACAGGTGTTCAATTCGATACAGCAGAATAA
- the nusB gene encoding transcription antitermination factor NusB, which yields MKRRQARELALQALFQLDNHEISIEEAIGHVTEEQDSFLTQVVTGVVNHKEEIDASLTDKLENWSLSRLPKIERTVLRIAVFELLFTEETPAKVVINEALEISKVFGDEKSSRFVNGVLSKYAEQ from the coding sequence ATGAAACGAAGACAAGCGAGAGAATTAGCATTACAAGCTCTATTTCAATTAGACAATCATGAAATTTCCATAGAAGAAGCTATTGGACATGTCACAGAAGAACAAGATTCTTTTTTGACACAAGTAGTGACTGGAGTCGTGAATCATAAAGAGGAAATAGATGCTTCTTTAACAGATAAACTAGAAAACTGGTCGCTTTCTAGACTTCCGAAAATTGAACGTACAGTACTAAGAATTGCTGTTTTTGAATTACTATTCACTGAAGAAACACCCGCTAAAGTAGTGATCAATGAAGCACTAGAGATTTCTAAAGTATTTGGTGACGAGAAGTCAAGTCGTTTCGTAAATGGTGTTTTATCTAAATATGCAGAGCAATAA
- the folD gene encoding bifunctional methylenetetrahydrofolate dehydrogenase/methenyltetrahydrofolate cyclohydrolase FolD, which translates to MSTNKIDGKQIAGLVTEKVKERVENLKSKGIVPGLAVVLVGSNPASQTYVNNKAKTCERLGMYSVLIELDENISEDELLKNVEALNQDIKIHGILVQLPLPSQIDEDRVIAAISPLKDVDGFHPENVGKMMIGQQSFLPCTPFGVMKLLEYSDVDIAGKHAVIIGRSNIVGKPMGQLLLQKDATVTYCHSRTKDLHSFTKQADILVVATGRTKMIDASYIKEGAVVIDVGINRDENNKLCGDVDFASAQEVASKITPVPGGVGPMTIAMLMENTCLAAENTLTNK; encoded by the coding sequence TTGTCTACTAATAAAATTGATGGAAAGCAAATTGCAGGGTTAGTAACAGAAAAAGTGAAAGAACGTGTTGAAAACCTAAAATCTAAAGGTATCGTTCCAGGATTAGCAGTTGTTTTAGTTGGAAGCAATCCTGCCTCACAAACGTATGTAAACAATAAAGCAAAAACTTGCGAGCGTTTAGGTATGTACTCCGTGTTGATAGAGCTAGACGAAAATATTTCTGAAGATGAGCTTCTTAAAAATGTAGAGGCACTTAACCAAGATATAAAAATTCATGGTATTTTAGTTCAATTGCCATTACCTTCCCAAATTGATGAGGACAGGGTGATTGCAGCTATTTCTCCGTTAAAGGATGTTGATGGATTCCATCCAGAAAATGTTGGGAAAATGATGATTGGTCAACAATCTTTCCTTCCTTGTACACCTTTTGGCGTTATGAAATTACTCGAATACAGTGATGTAGATATTGCAGGAAAACACGCTGTAATTATTGGTCGAAGCAACATTGTTGGTAAACCGATGGGTCAGCTATTGTTACAAAAAGATGCAACAGTTACATATTGTCATTCTAGAACAAAAGATTTACACTCTTTTACAAAACAAGCGGATATTTTAGTTGTTGCAACTGGTCGAACTAAGATGATAGATGCTAGTTATATAAAAGAAGGGGCAGTAGTCATTGATGTAGGTATCAACCGTGATGAGAACAACAAGCTCTGCGGAGATGTAGACTTTGCTTCTGCACAGGAAGTAGCTTCTAAAATTACGCCAGTACCTGGTGGTGTAGGTCCAATGACAATCGCAATGCTTATGGAAAATACTTGTTTAGCGGCTGAAAATACATTAACTAATAAATAA